The Deferribacterota bacterium genome segment ACACTTTTTGATAGTAATAAAGAAATTGATTTTAGTGCAAATGAAAAACTTATTGATAGGTTAATTGATGCAAAAATAAATGGTATTCTACTCTTAGGTAGTACAGGTGAGTTTCCTTATATGGATACTAATGAAAAATCTTCATTTATAGAGAGGGGACTTAAATATATTAATAAACGTGTCCCTACAATTGTTGGGGTATCAAGTACTATCTTGGAAGAGACCTATAGATTAATTGAGGTAGCCGAAAAAAATATGGCTGATGCCTTAATAGTTATTGCCCCCTACTATTATACAATGGATGAAAGAGGGCTTTATAGTTATTTTTCTGATATTGCAAGAAAGACGGCTCTACCTATTATTATATATAATTTTCCTGAGAGAAATAATATAAATATATCACCTAATCTTATTTATGCTTTAGCATTAGAACATAAAAATATTATTGGCATTAAAGATACAGTTGACAATATAAGTCATACTAGAAAAATAATTCTACAATTCAAAAATTTTAATAGAGATTTTTATATTTTTTCTGGATTAGATGAATATCTTATTCCTAATATTATCTGGGGGGGCAGTGGTGGTATATGCGGCCTATCAAATATAGCCCCAAAATTATATGTTGAGATTGTTAATGCATTTAAAAATAAAGATATAGATAGATTAGTATATTTGCAAGGTCATTTATCTATATTACTTGAAATCTTTGATATTTCAAATCCTTTTACTATTGCCATCAAATATGCCTTAAATTATGTTGATTCTACTTTTAAGCATTTTGTCAAATATCCAAATATCACTTTGGATAATAAAAAAGTTGAACAAATAGAAAAAATCATTAGTAATATTAAAGAATTTGTTTAAAACTATAATAATCGGAAGTGTTATATGGTTAA includes the following:
- a CDS encoding dihydrodipicolinate synthase family protein — translated: TLFDSNKEIDFSANEKLIDRLIDAKINGILLLGSTGEFPYMDTNEKSSFIERGLKYINKRVPTIVGVSSTILEETYRLIEVAEKNMADALIVIAPYYYTMDERGLYSYFSDIARKTALPIIIYNFPERNNINISPNLIYALALEHKNIIGIKDTVDNISHTRKIILQFKNFNRDFYIFSGLDEYLIPNIIWGGSGGICGLSNIAPKLYVEIVNAFKNKDIDRLVYLQGHLSILLEIFDISNPFTIAIKYALNYVDSTFKHFVKYPNITLDNKKVEQIEKIISNIKEFV